The genome window GACCGAGCAATCGTACGCGATGGGCTCGATCCGATGGGCGCGGCAGGCCGCCAGGTAGCCGAGGTGTTTAAGGTAGGTTGACTTGTCGACGTCGGCCTGGCCGACGAAGGCTGCGCGTCGGCGCTGCCGCGAGGTCAGATGGGCAATCGCCTCGAGCATGCCGCTGCTCCAGTCCACGCGAATGTTGGGCAGGACCGGGTCCTCGCGTTCGGTGAGCACCACGGGGAAGTTGTGACGCACCATGTACTCATATTGGCGGGTTCCCGGGGCGAGGGCGCCGGTGCACATGAGGATGCCGTCCACCCCGCGCTGGAGGAGCAGATCGACGCATTCGAGTTCCTTGTCGGCGTCCCATTCGGTGACGGAGATCAGCAGGTGGTAGCCGCGCTCGGAGGCTTCGCGCAGGGCGATGGAGGCCAGTTCGGAAAAGTGGGGGGTGTGGACGTCGCCGATGACCAAGCCGAGCGACCAGGTTCGGCCCTCAGCAAGGGCCTTGGCGGGAAACGACGGCCGGTAGTTCAGTTCGCGGGCGGCAGAGAGGACCCTTTCGCGGGTCCGCTGGGAGATTCGCACGGGCGAGGCCTTGCCGTTGAGGACGAGGGAGACGGTGGCCTTGGTGACCCCGACTCTGGCGGCGATGTCGCTGATCGTAACGGCCACGGGCGTTTCTCCCGGTGGTAACGGTTGATGAAAACGTTGACCGATCTA of Phycisphaerae bacterium contains these proteins:
- a CDS encoding LacI family transcriptional regulator — its product is MAVTISDIAARVGVTKATVSLVLNGKASPVRISQRTRERVLSAARELNYRPSFPAKALAEGRTWSLGLVIGDVHTPHFSELASIALREASERGYHLLISVTEWDADKELECVDLLLQRGVDGILMCTGALAPGTRQYEYMVRHNFPVVLTEREDPVLPNIRVDWSSGMLEAIAHLTSRQRRRAAFVGQADVDKSTYLKHLGYLAACRAHRIEPIAYDCSVHIEDARQLGLRIGQEENPPQAVIVYSDYLAAGVIRGLRQAGRHIPDDVAVVGMDGTDMGAYGHLPLTSIATDRRQLAVRGVEMLLEMIDSGSIKTDQIVLPTKLIVRESA